From the genome of Eublepharis macularius isolate TG4126 chromosome 12, MPM_Emac_v1.0, whole genome shotgun sequence, one region includes:
- the NTN5 gene encoding netrin-5: MLHFPWGFVVFLPFLLSLASDTHHDPCYDVNRHPHYCLPELSELASGRLAEASSTCGRPPGRLCAFRDSTDTASKFCQRCKENSHPPEYLTDMDGGATCWWSQPAANATLTLALGRRVEILYVALRFCSPRPESLAIYKSMDYGRSWVPFQFFSAHCRRRYHLPTTTVILKSMEHEAACIDAQTAPKPLAGGLVAFMPLAGRPSARMFEYSPVLQDWVTATDLRVSFDRMHSTRTLGLRRREASYGVAELQVGGRCKCNGHASRCTAGKDGGVPQCDCQHNTAGPECDTCKAFYWDRPWQRATPKDAHECVACNCHRHSHRCRFSMELFELSGRQSGGICLNCRHHTAGRHCQYCLPGFRRDLGRSITSSKACRACQCHPIGAVGAICNQTTGQCQCKNGVTGLTCNRCAQGFQQSRSAHTPCIRIQEVMTTTMVPPQEWNTGTECQAHCKPPRGRVHMNLRNYCKKDYVLHAQLLAMEKSGTWWKFTATVLTIYRQRHVPIRRGEQPFWVPEQDLACRCLYLQVSKSYLIIGNDEESPDPARLILDKNTLALPWRDAWAYKLRSFQQQSRRGKCRVA, translated from the exons ATGCTTCACTTCCCATGGGGCTTTGTGGTTTTCCTTCCATTCCTTCTCAGCCTTGCCTCTGATACCCACCACGACCCTTGCTATGATGTCAACCGACATCCACACTACTGCCTCCCGGAACTGTCTGAACTGGCATCAGGGCGTTTGGCGGAAGCGTCCAGCACATGCGGCAGGCCTCCTGGGCGATTGTGCGCCTTCCGGGATTCAACTGACACCGCCTCCAAATTCTGCCAGCGCTGCAAAGAAAACTCCCACCCACCAGAATATCTCACAGACATGGATGGCGGCGCTACCTGCTGGTGGTCCCAGCCGGCAGCCAATGCCACACTTACTTTGGCACTGGGACGCCGTGTTGAGATTCTCTATGTGGCTCTCCGATTCTGTTCCCCACGCCCAGAATCCCTGGCTATTTACAAGTCTATGGATTATGGACGCAGTTGGGTGCCCTTTCAGTTCTTTTCTGCGCACTGTCGGCGGCGCTACCACTTGCCAACCACCACTGTTATTTTGAAGTCCATGGAGCATGAGGCGGCTTGCATTGATGCCCAAACCGCCCCTAAGCCTCTAGCTGGTGGATTGGTAGCCTTTATGCCTCTAGCAGGCCGTCCCTCAGCCAGGATGTTTGAGTATAGTCCTGTCCTCCAGGACTGGGTGACTGCCACAGACCTCCGGGTGTCATTTGACCGCATGCATTCAACACGGACGCTGGGGCTGCGAAGAAGAGAGGCATCCTATGGGGTGGCTGAGCTGCAGGTCGGGGGCAGATGCAAATGCAACGGGCATGCATCACGGTGCACAGCTGGGAAAGACGGCGGGGTGCCCCAATGTGATTGCCAGCACAACACAGCTGGGCCAGAATGTGACACCTGCAAGGCCTTCTACTGGGATAGACCCTGGCAACGGGCAACACCCAAAGATGCGCATGAGTGtgtgg CTTGCAACTGCCACCGCCACTCCCACCGCTGCCGCTTCAGCATGGAACTGTTTGAACTGTCAGGGCGCCAAAGCGGGGGGATCTGCTTGAACTGCCGACACCACACAGCTGGGCGCCATTGCCAGTATTGCTTGCCAGGCTTCAGACGTGACCTTGGCCGCTCCATCACAAGCAGCAAGGCCTGCAGGG CTTGCCAGTGTCACCCCATTGGAGCAGTTGGGGCCATTTGCAACCAGACGACTGGGCAGTGCCAGTGCAAGAACGGGGTCACTGGGCTGACCTGCAATCGCTGTGCCCAGGGTTTCCAGCAAAGCCGCAGCGCTCACACCCCCTGCATTC GGATCCAGGAAGTGATGACAACTACGATGGTTCCCCCACAGGAATGGAACACAG GCACTGAATGTCAAGCTCACTGTAAACCACCACGAGGACGTGTCCACATGAACTTGAGGAACTACTGCAAGAAGGATTATG TTCTCCATGCACAGCTGTTGGCCATGGAAAAGTCAGGCACATGGTGGAAATTTACTGCCACCGTCTTGACCATTTACCGTCAGCGTCACGTACCCATTCGCCGGGGTGAACAGCCATTCTGGGTGCCTGAGCAAGATCTGGCATGCCGGTGCCTCTATCTCCAAGTCAGCAAATCTTACCTGATTATTGGAAATGATGAAGAATCGCCGGACCCAGCCCGCTTAATTCTTGATAAAAATACTCTGGCCCTGCCTTGGAGGGATGCCTGGGCATATAAACTGCGCAGTTTCCAGCAGCAAAGCAGAAGAGGAAAATGCCGGGTTGCCTGA